The Echeneis naucrates chromosome 8, fEcheNa1.1, whole genome shotgun sequence genome has a window encoding:
- the utp18 gene encoding U3 small nucleolar RNA-associated protein 18 homolog: MWEHQLLGSESSEKLRISGSFVGNMADRKLRGAAEDRGRAKMDPEEEEERRRRNLSSLTALRDNDGSVKLLEQLLFGTEDELVHKLGPEKEDEEQTDTLLVGDGDEESGDEDEDEARLQLQPKRKAAWVDEDDELEEQVDMKHRYRKHLIRGDAESVMNKQKLQQRMREQFEKSMGGAPAWAERNTGKKKNKTTEEDEDEEEDEDDLLRRTGNFVASSDSLPSGVLKMKKCLHANSARPSEDRLTTVQFHPSAQVVMTAGLDQSVSLFQVDGKTNPKIQSIHLERFPVYKAQFSVDGEMVIATSLKNRMFYLYDMMEGRITPVHSVRGLNEARVKEFSVCPDGGTLLLSGTNGYLHLLTLKTKEVVRSMKINGDISGVAFNRDGSKMFVHSDEGEVYVWDVRSSRCVNRFPDDGCVRGTSIAASHDGQYLACGSQSGVVNIYSQEACLNSTNPKPLKAVMNLLTSATSLTFNPTSDILAIASRVEDEAVRLVHLPSLSVFSNFPVSKRKLVYRVSCLDFSPHSGFFSLANNKGHAPLFRLLHYRDF, from the exons ATGTGGGAACATCAGCTGCTCGGCTCCGAGTCGTCTGAAAAACTCCGGATTTCTGGATCGTTTGTCGGAAACATGGCGGACCGGAAGCTTCGAGGAGCCGCCGAGGACCGAGGCCGAGCGAAGATGGACccggaggaggaagaggagcggcGGCGGAGGAACCTGAGCTCCCTGACGGCCCTGAGGGACAACGACGGCTCGGTGaagctgctggagcagctgctgttcGGGACGGAGGACGAGCTGGTCCACAAACTGGGACCAGAAAAG GAGGACGAGGAGCAGACGGACACCCTGCTGGTGGGGGACGGGGACGAGGAGTCcggtgatgaagatgaggatgaggcTCGTCTGCAGCTCCAACCGAAGAGGAAAGCCGCCTGGGTGGACGAGGACGACGAGCTGGAGGAACA GGTGGACATGAAACATCGTTACCGCAAACACCTGATCAGAGGAGATGCCGAGTCAGTcatgaacaaacagaaactaCAGCAGAGGATGAGGGAGCA GTTTGAGAAGTCGATGGGCGGCGCTCCAGCGTGGGCGGAGAGAAACACcgggaagaagaagaacaaaa ctactgaggaagatgaagatgaggaggaagacgaggacGACCTGCTGAGGAGGACAGGAAACTTTGTGGCGTCTTCAGACAGTCTGCCCAGCGGCGTCCTGAAG ATGAAGAAATGTCTTCACGCCAACAGCGCTCGTCCCTCGGAGGACAGACTCACCACAGTCCAGTTCCATCCCTCAGCTCAGGTTGTCATGACAGCTGGCCTCGACCAATCGGTCTCCCTCTTTCAG GTGGACGGGAAGACAAATCCGAAGATCCAGAGCATCCACCTGGAGCGCTTTCCGGTCTACAAGGCCCAGTTCAGTGTGGACGGGGAGATGGTGATTGCCACCAGCCTGAAGAACAGGATGTTCTACCTGTACGACATGATGGAGGGCCGCATCACACCTGTCCACAGCGTCAGAG GTCTGAATGAAGCCAGAGTCAAAGAGTTCTCTGTTTGTCCTGATGGAGGCACTCTGCTGCTGAGCGGCACCAATGGATACCTGCACCTCCTCACACTGAAG acgAAGGAGGTCGTCCGCAGTATGAAGATAAACGGTGACATCAGCGGAGTCGCTTTCAACCGTGACGGCAGCAAAATGTTTGTCCATTCAG atgagGGGGAGGTGTATGTGTGGGATGTGCGCAGCAGTCGCTGTGTGAACAGGTTTCCAGACGACGGCTGTGTGAGGGGGACGTCCATCGCCGCCTCACATGACGGACAGTACCTAGCCTGCGG cTCTCAATCTGGCGTCGTAAACATCTATTCTCAGGAGGCATGTCTTAATTCAACTAATCCGAAGCCTCTGAAAGCTGTGATGAACCTGCTGACCTCAGCAACCTCGTTGACCTTTAACCCCACATCCGACATCCTGGCTATCGCCTCCCGGGTTGAGGACGAGGCTGTACGGCTG gtccaCTTGCCCAGCCTCAGTGTCTTCTCCAACTTCCCGGTGTCGAAGAGGAAGTTGGTTTATCGAGTTAGCTGCCTGGACTTCTCCCCACACAGTGGCTTCTTCT
- the wipf2b gene encoding WAS/WASL-interacting protein family member 2b isoform X5 — translation MPIPPPPPPPPGVPPPPPTFSQANTSPPKLSKEEAKGRGALLSDICKGTKLRKVSVVNDRSAPLLDKPKGGANGSGPASPSGSIPPIGDLFMGGLPKLRPVGDGRSPSTRAAAPRPPNHRHDDGESPTAQASSLMETGRSQRPSLPNLSSSPSPSSLSSAASSPSTGMRHSSSAPPPPPPLCRRGNAPSPPSSSSYNREKPLPPAPNNTPPLPSKPPPSPSNSRRPPTSGGNPASSVASSSSLAPPPPPYRVTNGPTGGGGEATPELPQRHNSLSNKRTAPSPAGHTPTRGPAPLPPPASPTPSQQGANRPPPPVREPPGRGAAPPVPVQSSSSRAGGREAPPPPPYRTHGSPSLSSDPPARGKPPPPPTRTPAAPPPPPPPLRNGHAPSSSIPRLFVDDFESKYSFHPLDDFPPPDEYRHFTKIYPSKANRVIRGAPPLPPVGR, via the exons ATGCCCatccctcccccacctcctcctcctccgggagtacccccacctccccccacctTCAGCCAG GCCAACACCAGCCCCCCAAAGCTGAGCAAAGAGGAGGCCAAAGGTCGTGGCGCTCTGCTGTCTGACATCTGTAAAGGCACCAAGCTGAGGAAAGTGTCGGTGGTGAATGACCGCAGCGCTCCGCTGCTCGATA AGCCCAAAGGAGGAGCCAATGGGAGCGGACCAGCAAGCCCATCAGGTTCTATTCCACCAATAGGAGATCTGTTCATGGGTGGACTTCCCAAACTGAGGCCAGTCGGAG ACGGGCGTTCTCCCTCGACCCGAGCTGCGGCGCCCCGCCCCCCAAATCATCGCCATGACGATGGAGAGAGCCCCACCGCTCAGGCATCATCACTGATGGAGACGGGTCGCTCCCAGCGTCCATCACTCCCCAacctgtcctcctctccttccccctcctcgctctcctctgctgcctcttccCCTTCTACTGGCATGAGGCACTCCTCCTCtgccccacctcctccaccacctctctGTCGCCGTGGTAACGCTCCCTCCCCTCCATCCTCGTCCTCTTACAACAGAGAGAAGCCCCTCCCACCAGCCCCTAACAATACCCCACCTCTCCCCTCCAAACCTCCCCCATCTCCTAGCAACAGCAGACGCCCACCCACCTCAGGAGGAAATCCCGCATCATCTGtcgcctcctcttcctctctggccccaccccctccaccatATCGTGTCACAAATGGTCCAACAGGCGGTGGCGGGGAGGCAACACCTGAGCTTCCCCAACGACACAACTCCCTCAGCAATAAAAGAACCGCCCCCTCACCTGCTGGCCATACGCCCACAAGAGGCCCCGCTCCACTTCCACCCCCTGCCTCTCCCACCCCCTCCCAACAGGGTGCCAACAGGCCGCCTCCCCCTGTCAGAGAGCCGCCAGGTAGAGGAGCAG CTCCTCCTGTTCCGGTCCAGTCATCATCTTCAAGGGCAGGGGGCAGAGAAGCCCCGCCTCCTCCACCATACAGGACACATGGTagcccctccctctcctcagatCCCCCTGCCCGAGGGAAACCTCCTCCCCCGCCAACTCgcactcctgctgctcctcccccgcccccaccccctcttCGTAATGGACacgccccctcctcctccatccctcgCTTGTTTGTGG atgATTTTGAGTCCAAATATTCGTTCCATCCTCTGGATGATTTCCCTCCTCCAGACGAATACAGACATTTCACCAAGATCTACCCCAGCAAGGCCAACAGAG tgataagaggagccccccccctccctcctgttgGGAGGTGA
- the wipf2b gene encoding WAS/WASL-interacting protein family member 2b isoform X3 — MPIPPPPPPPPGVPPPPPTFSQANTSPPKLSKEEAKGRGALLSDICKGTKLRKVSVVNDRSAPLLDSKTQTPKSQTPPTEHPYIRLYQYLHQQQHQPKQQGAPSEEQKKTAGEKSSALSPEKPKGGANGSGPASPSGSIPPIGDLFMGGLPKLRPVGDGRSPSTRAAAPRPPNHRHDDGESPTAQASSLMETGRSQRPSLPNLSSSPSPSSLSSAASSPSTGMRHSSSAPPPPPPLCRRGNAPSPPSSSSYNREKPLPPAPNNTPPLPSKPPPSPSNSRRPPTSGGNPASSVASSSSLAPPPPPYRVTNGPTGGGGEATPELPQRHNSLSNKRTAPSPAGHTPTRGPAPLPPPASPTPSQQGANRPPPPVREPPGRGAAPPVPVQSSSSRAGGREAPPPPPYRTHGSPSLSSDPPARGKPPPPPTRTPAAPPPPPPPLRNGHAPSSSIPRLFVDDFESKYSFHPLDDFPPPDEYRHFTKIYPSKANRVIRGAPPLPPVGR; from the exons ATGCCCatccctcccccacctcctcctcctccgggagtacccccacctccccccacctTCAGCCAG GCCAACACCAGCCCCCCAAAGCTGAGCAAAGAGGAGGCCAAAGGTCGTGGCGCTCTGCTGTCTGACATCTGTAAAGGCACCAAGCTGAGGAAAGTGTCGGTGGTGAATGACCGCAGCGCTCCGCTGCTCGATAGTAAGACTCAAACACCAAAGAGCCAAACACCCCCCACAGAGCACCCATACATTCGTTTATACCAATACCTACACCAGCAACAGCACCAGCCCAAACAGCAGGGGGCACCatcagaggagcagaagaagacGGCCGGAGAGAAGAGCTCTGCTCTGTCCCCAGAGA AGCCCAAAGGAGGAGCCAATGGGAGCGGACCAGCAAGCCCATCAGGTTCTATTCCACCAATAGGAGATCTGTTCATGGGTGGACTTCCCAAACTGAGGCCAGTCGGAG ACGGGCGTTCTCCCTCGACCCGAGCTGCGGCGCCCCGCCCCCCAAATCATCGCCATGACGATGGAGAGAGCCCCACCGCTCAGGCATCATCACTGATGGAGACGGGTCGCTCCCAGCGTCCATCACTCCCCAacctgtcctcctctccttccccctcctcgctctcctctgctgcctcttccCCTTCTACTGGCATGAGGCACTCCTCCTCtgccccacctcctccaccacctctctGTCGCCGTGGTAACGCTCCCTCCCCTCCATCCTCGTCCTCTTACAACAGAGAGAAGCCCCTCCCACCAGCCCCTAACAATACCCCACCTCTCCCCTCCAAACCTCCCCCATCTCCTAGCAACAGCAGACGCCCACCCACCTCAGGAGGAAATCCCGCATCATCTGtcgcctcctcttcctctctggccccaccccctccaccatATCGTGTCACAAATGGTCCAACAGGCGGTGGCGGGGAGGCAACACCTGAGCTTCCCCAACGACACAACTCCCTCAGCAATAAAAGAACCGCCCCCTCACCTGCTGGCCATACGCCCACAAGAGGCCCCGCTCCACTTCCACCCCCTGCCTCTCCCACCCCCTCCCAACAGGGTGCCAACAGGCCGCCTCCCCCTGTCAGAGAGCCGCCAGGTAGAGGAGCAG CTCCTCCTGTTCCGGTCCAGTCATCATCTTCAAGGGCAGGGGGCAGAGAAGCCCCGCCTCCTCCACCATACAGGACACATGGTagcccctccctctcctcagatCCCCCTGCCCGAGGGAAACCTCCTCCCCCGCCAACTCgcactcctgctgctcctcccccgcccccaccccctcttCGTAATGGACacgccccctcctcctccatccctcgCTTGTTTGTGG atgATTTTGAGTCCAAATATTCGTTCCATCCTCTGGATGATTTCCCTCCTCCAGACGAATACAGACATTTCACCAAGATCTACCCCAGCAAGGCCAACAGAG tgataagaggagccccccccctccctcctgttgGGAGGTGA
- the wipf2b gene encoding WAS/WASL-interacting protein family member 2b isoform X2 — translation MPIPPPPPPPPGVPPPPPTFSQANTSPPKLSKEEAKGRGALLSDICKGTKLRKVSVVNDRSAPLLDSKTQTPKSQTPPTEHPYIRLYQYLHQQQHQPKQQGAPSEEQKKTAGEKSSALSPEKPKGGANGSGPASPSGSIPPIGDLFMGGLPKLRPVGDGRSPSTRAAAPRPPNHRHDDGESPTAQASSLMETGRSQRPSLPNLSSSPSPSSLSSAASSPSTGMRHSSSAPPPPPPLCRRGNAPSPPSSSSYNREKPLPPAPNNTPPLPSKPPPSPSNSRRPPTSGGNPASSVASSSSLAPPPPPYRVTNGPTGGGGEATPELPQRHNSLSNKRTAPSPAGHTPTRGPAPLPPPASPTPSQQGANRPPPPVREPPGRGAAPPVPVQSSSSRAGGREAPPPPPYRTHGSPSLSSDPPARGKPPPPPTRTPAAPPPPPPPLRNGHAPSSSIPRLFVDDFESKYSFHPLDDFPPPDEYRHFTKIYPSKANREIPVSPSSKHLYCIY, via the exons ATGCCCatccctcccccacctcctcctcctccgggagtacccccacctccccccacctTCAGCCAG GCCAACACCAGCCCCCCAAAGCTGAGCAAAGAGGAGGCCAAAGGTCGTGGCGCTCTGCTGTCTGACATCTGTAAAGGCACCAAGCTGAGGAAAGTGTCGGTGGTGAATGACCGCAGCGCTCCGCTGCTCGATAGTAAGACTCAAACACCAAAGAGCCAAACACCCCCCACAGAGCACCCATACATTCGTTTATACCAATACCTACACCAGCAACAGCACCAGCCCAAACAGCAGGGGGCACCatcagaggagcagaagaagacGGCCGGAGAGAAGAGCTCTGCTCTGTCCCCAGAGA AGCCCAAAGGAGGAGCCAATGGGAGCGGACCAGCAAGCCCATCAGGTTCTATTCCACCAATAGGAGATCTGTTCATGGGTGGACTTCCCAAACTGAGGCCAGTCGGAG ACGGGCGTTCTCCCTCGACCCGAGCTGCGGCGCCCCGCCCCCCAAATCATCGCCATGACGATGGAGAGAGCCCCACCGCTCAGGCATCATCACTGATGGAGACGGGTCGCTCCCAGCGTCCATCACTCCCCAacctgtcctcctctccttccccctcctcgctctcctctgctgcctcttccCCTTCTACTGGCATGAGGCACTCCTCCTCtgccccacctcctccaccacctctctGTCGCCGTGGTAACGCTCCCTCCCCTCCATCCTCGTCCTCTTACAACAGAGAGAAGCCCCTCCCACCAGCCCCTAACAATACCCCACCTCTCCCCTCCAAACCTCCCCCATCTCCTAGCAACAGCAGACGCCCACCCACCTCAGGAGGAAATCCCGCATCATCTGtcgcctcctcttcctctctggccccaccccctccaccatATCGTGTCACAAATGGTCCAACAGGCGGTGGCGGGGAGGCAACACCTGAGCTTCCCCAACGACACAACTCCCTCAGCAATAAAAGAACCGCCCCCTCACCTGCTGGCCATACGCCCACAAGAGGCCCCGCTCCACTTCCACCCCCTGCCTCTCCCACCCCCTCCCAACAGGGTGCCAACAGGCCGCCTCCCCCTGTCAGAGAGCCGCCAGGTAGAGGAGCAG CTCCTCCTGTTCCGGTCCAGTCATCATCTTCAAGGGCAGGGGGCAGAGAAGCCCCGCCTCCTCCACCATACAGGACACATGGTagcccctccctctcctcagatCCCCCTGCCCGAGGGAAACCTCCTCCCCCGCCAACTCgcactcctgctgctcctcccccgcccccaccccctcttCGTAATGGACacgccccctcctcctccatccctcgCTTGTTTGTGG atgATTTTGAGTCCAAATATTCGTTCCATCCTCTGGATGATTTCCCTCCTCCAGACGAATACAGACATTTCACCAAGATCTACCCCAGCAAGGCCAACAGAG aaatccctgtttctcccagttctaagcatttatactgcatttactaa
- the wipf2b gene encoding WAS/WASL-interacting protein family member 2b isoform X4 has product MPIPPPPPPPPGVPPPPPTFSQANTSPPKLSKEEAKGRGALLSDICKGTKLRKVSVVNDRSAPLLDKPKGGANGSGPASPSGSIPPIGDLFMGGLPKLRPVGDGRSPSTRAAAPRPPNHRHDDGESPTAQASSLMETGRSQRPSLPNLSSSPSPSSLSSAASSPSTGMRHSSSAPPPPPPLCRRGNAPSPPSSSSYNREKPLPPAPNNTPPLPSKPPPSPSNSRRPPTSGGNPASSVASSSSLAPPPPPYRVTNGPTGGGGEATPELPQRHNSLSNKRTAPSPAGHTPTRGPAPLPPPASPTPSQQGANRPPPPVREPPGRGAAPPVPVQSSSSRAGGREAPPPPPYRTHGSPSLSSDPPARGKPPPPPTRTPAAPPPPPPPLRNGHAPSSSIPRLFVDDFESKYSFHPLDDFPPPDEYRHFTKIYPSKANRGRPKTSPGPEKTLITDVPTGLQSVLSVFVSMVMGMT; this is encoded by the exons ATGCCCatccctcccccacctcctcctcctccgggagtacccccacctccccccacctTCAGCCAG GCCAACACCAGCCCCCCAAAGCTGAGCAAAGAGGAGGCCAAAGGTCGTGGCGCTCTGCTGTCTGACATCTGTAAAGGCACCAAGCTGAGGAAAGTGTCGGTGGTGAATGACCGCAGCGCTCCGCTGCTCGATA AGCCCAAAGGAGGAGCCAATGGGAGCGGACCAGCAAGCCCATCAGGTTCTATTCCACCAATAGGAGATCTGTTCATGGGTGGACTTCCCAAACTGAGGCCAGTCGGAG ACGGGCGTTCTCCCTCGACCCGAGCTGCGGCGCCCCGCCCCCCAAATCATCGCCATGACGATGGAGAGAGCCCCACCGCTCAGGCATCATCACTGATGGAGACGGGTCGCTCCCAGCGTCCATCACTCCCCAacctgtcctcctctccttccccctcctcgctctcctctgctgcctcttccCCTTCTACTGGCATGAGGCACTCCTCCTCtgccccacctcctccaccacctctctGTCGCCGTGGTAACGCTCCCTCCCCTCCATCCTCGTCCTCTTACAACAGAGAGAAGCCCCTCCCACCAGCCCCTAACAATACCCCACCTCTCCCCTCCAAACCTCCCCCATCTCCTAGCAACAGCAGACGCCCACCCACCTCAGGAGGAAATCCCGCATCATCTGtcgcctcctcttcctctctggccccaccccctccaccatATCGTGTCACAAATGGTCCAACAGGCGGTGGCGGGGAGGCAACACCTGAGCTTCCCCAACGACACAACTCCCTCAGCAATAAAAGAACCGCCCCCTCACCTGCTGGCCATACGCCCACAAGAGGCCCCGCTCCACTTCCACCCCCTGCCTCTCCCACCCCCTCCCAACAGGGTGCCAACAGGCCGCCTCCCCCTGTCAGAGAGCCGCCAGGTAGAGGAGCAG CTCCTCCTGTTCCGGTCCAGTCATCATCTTCAAGGGCAGGGGGCAGAGAAGCCCCGCCTCCTCCACCATACAGGACACATGGTagcccctccctctcctcagatCCCCCTGCCCGAGGGAAACCTCCTCCCCCGCCAACTCgcactcctgctgctcctcccccgcccccaccccctcttCGTAATGGACacgccccctcctcctccatccctcgCTTGTTTGTGG atgATTTTGAGTCCAAATATTCGTTCCATCCTCTGGATGATTTCCCTCCTCCAGACGAATACAGACATTTCACCAAGATCTACCCCAGCAAGGCCAACAGAGGTAGGCCCAAGACCAGCCCAGGACCAGAAAAGACCCTAATCACAGATGTGCCGACAGGACTACAGTCtgttttatctgtgtttgtttccatggtgatggGGATGACctga
- the wipf2b gene encoding WAS/WASL-interacting protein family member 2b isoform X6 yields MGGLPKLRPVGDGRSPSTRAAAPRPPNHRHDDGESPTAQASSLMETGRSQRPSLPNLSSSPSPSSLSSAASSPSTGMRHSSSAPPPPPPLCRRGNAPSPPSSSSYNREKPLPPAPNNTPPLPSKPPPSPSNSRRPPTSGGNPASSVASSSSLAPPPPPYRVTNGPTGGGGEATPELPQRHNSLSNKRTAPSPAGHTPTRGPAPLPPPASPTPSQQGANRPPPPVREPPGRGAAPPVPVQSSSSRAGGREAPPPPPYRTHGSPSLSSDPPARGKPPPPPTRTPAAPPPPPPPLRNGHAPSSSIPRLFVDDFESKYSFHPLDDFPPPDEYRHFTKIYPSKANRGRPKTSPGPEKTLITDVPTGLQSVLSVFVSMVMGMT; encoded by the exons ATGGGTGGACTTCCCAAACTGAGGCCAGTCGGAG ACGGGCGTTCTCCCTCGACCCGAGCTGCGGCGCCCCGCCCCCCAAATCATCGCCATGACGATGGAGAGAGCCCCACCGCTCAGGCATCATCACTGATGGAGACGGGTCGCTCCCAGCGTCCATCACTCCCCAacctgtcctcctctccttccccctcctcgctctcctctgctgcctcttccCCTTCTACTGGCATGAGGCACTCCTCCTCtgccccacctcctccaccacctctctGTCGCCGTGGTAACGCTCCCTCCCCTCCATCCTCGTCCTCTTACAACAGAGAGAAGCCCCTCCCACCAGCCCCTAACAATACCCCACCTCTCCCCTCCAAACCTCCCCCATCTCCTAGCAACAGCAGACGCCCACCCACCTCAGGAGGAAATCCCGCATCATCTGtcgcctcctcttcctctctggccccaccccctccaccatATCGTGTCACAAATGGTCCAACAGGCGGTGGCGGGGAGGCAACACCTGAGCTTCCCCAACGACACAACTCCCTCAGCAATAAAAGAACCGCCCCCTCACCTGCTGGCCATACGCCCACAAGAGGCCCCGCTCCACTTCCACCCCCTGCCTCTCCCACCCCCTCCCAACAGGGTGCCAACAGGCCGCCTCCCCCTGTCAGAGAGCCGCCAGGTAGAGGAGCAG CTCCTCCTGTTCCGGTCCAGTCATCATCTTCAAGGGCAGGGGGCAGAGAAGCCCCGCCTCCTCCACCATACAGGACACATGGTagcccctccctctcctcagatCCCCCTGCCCGAGGGAAACCTCCTCCCCCGCCAACTCgcactcctgctgctcctcccccgcccccaccccctcttCGTAATGGACacgccccctcctcctccatccctcgCTTGTTTGTGG atgATTTTGAGTCCAAATATTCGTTCCATCCTCTGGATGATTTCCCTCCTCCAGACGAATACAGACATTTCACCAAGATCTACCCCAGCAAGGCCAACAGAGGTAGGCCCAAGACCAGCCCAGGACCAGAAAAGACCCTAATCACAGATGTGCCGACAGGACTACAGTCtgttttatctgtgtttgtttccatggtgatggGGATGACctga
- the wipf2b gene encoding WAS/WASL-interacting protein family member 2b isoform X1 — MPIPPPPPPPPGVPPPPPTFSQANTSPPKLSKEEAKGRGALLSDICKGTKLRKVSVVNDRSAPLLDSKTQTPKSQTPPTEHPYIRLYQYLHQQQHQPKQQGAPSEEQKKTAGEKSSALSPEKPKGGANGSGPASPSGSIPPIGDLFMGGLPKLRPVGDGRSPSTRAAAPRPPNHRHDDGESPTAQASSLMETGRSQRPSLPNLSSSPSPSSLSSAASSPSTGMRHSSSAPPPPPPLCRRGNAPSPPSSSSYNREKPLPPAPNNTPPLPSKPPPSPSNSRRPPTSGGNPASSVASSSSLAPPPPPYRVTNGPTGGGGEATPELPQRHNSLSNKRTAPSPAGHTPTRGPAPLPPPASPTPSQQGANRPPPPVREPPGRGAAPPVPVQSSSSRAGGREAPPPPPYRTHGSPSLSSDPPARGKPPPPPTRTPAAPPPPPPPLRNGHAPSSSIPRLFVDDFESKYSFHPLDDFPPPDEYRHFTKIYPSKANRGRPKTSPGPEKTLITDVPTGLQSVLSVFVSMVMGMT; from the exons ATGCCCatccctcccccacctcctcctcctccgggagtacccccacctccccccacctTCAGCCAG GCCAACACCAGCCCCCCAAAGCTGAGCAAAGAGGAGGCCAAAGGTCGTGGCGCTCTGCTGTCTGACATCTGTAAAGGCACCAAGCTGAGGAAAGTGTCGGTGGTGAATGACCGCAGCGCTCCGCTGCTCGATAGTAAGACTCAAACACCAAAGAGCCAAACACCCCCCACAGAGCACCCATACATTCGTTTATACCAATACCTACACCAGCAACAGCACCAGCCCAAACAGCAGGGGGCACCatcagaggagcagaagaagacGGCCGGAGAGAAGAGCTCTGCTCTGTCCCCAGAGA AGCCCAAAGGAGGAGCCAATGGGAGCGGACCAGCAAGCCCATCAGGTTCTATTCCACCAATAGGAGATCTGTTCATGGGTGGACTTCCCAAACTGAGGCCAGTCGGAG ACGGGCGTTCTCCCTCGACCCGAGCTGCGGCGCCCCGCCCCCCAAATCATCGCCATGACGATGGAGAGAGCCCCACCGCTCAGGCATCATCACTGATGGAGACGGGTCGCTCCCAGCGTCCATCACTCCCCAacctgtcctcctctccttccccctcctcgctctcctctgctgcctcttccCCTTCTACTGGCATGAGGCACTCCTCCTCtgccccacctcctccaccacctctctGTCGCCGTGGTAACGCTCCCTCCCCTCCATCCTCGTCCTCTTACAACAGAGAGAAGCCCCTCCCACCAGCCCCTAACAATACCCCACCTCTCCCCTCCAAACCTCCCCCATCTCCTAGCAACAGCAGACGCCCACCCACCTCAGGAGGAAATCCCGCATCATCTGtcgcctcctcttcctctctggccccaccccctccaccatATCGTGTCACAAATGGTCCAACAGGCGGTGGCGGGGAGGCAACACCTGAGCTTCCCCAACGACACAACTCCCTCAGCAATAAAAGAACCGCCCCCTCACCTGCTGGCCATACGCCCACAAGAGGCCCCGCTCCACTTCCACCCCCTGCCTCTCCCACCCCCTCCCAACAGGGTGCCAACAGGCCGCCTCCCCCTGTCAGAGAGCCGCCAGGTAGAGGAGCAG CTCCTCCTGTTCCGGTCCAGTCATCATCTTCAAGGGCAGGGGGCAGAGAAGCCCCGCCTCCTCCACCATACAGGACACATGGTagcccctccctctcctcagatCCCCCTGCCCGAGGGAAACCTCCTCCCCCGCCAACTCgcactcctgctgctcctcccccgcccccaccccctcttCGTAATGGACacgccccctcctcctccatccctcgCTTGTTTGTGG atgATTTTGAGTCCAAATATTCGTTCCATCCTCTGGATGATTTCCCTCCTCCAGACGAATACAGACATTTCACCAAGATCTACCCCAGCAAGGCCAACAGAGGTAGGCCCAAGACCAGCCCAGGACCAGAAAAGACCCTAATCACAGATGTGCCGACAGGACTACAGTCtgttttatctgtgtttgtttccatggtgatggGGATGACctga